The Corynebacterium occultum sequence AATATCATGGCTGGATCGCCCTTTCCTCGCTGGCATGGCCGGGATCCAGATGGACGGTCTCGGAAAATCGCAGGGGTTCAAAGATCCCGCTGCCATGCGCGGAAAGCACCCTGGTGCTCAGACAGACGTGGTCGCTTCCATCATCAAGCAGGGTGAGACGCTCAAGCACCAGGCGGTGGGGACAGGCCCGCAGCAACGGCAGGCCCTTCTCGCCAGGATCCAGATCGACACCGGAGAATTTATCGGTGTCTTCCCCGGACTGCGTGCCAAAGTGTTCGGCCAGGGCAAGATCCTGCGAGGTGAGGAAGTGGAGCGCGAAATATCTGGCACGCAGACTCACCCGGTAGGTGTGGTTGGCCTTGGACAACCAGAAGCAGTAGTGCTGCGGTGAGATGCCTGACTGGGAGTGGAACCCGAGCAGACAGCCGGCCCGTTCACCTTCAGCGATGGTGGTCACCACGATCATGGCGGGATCAACAGCAGTCATCAGCTTCTTCAGGGAACCGCCGCTCATGACTAACCCTCCACCTCATAGCGGAGGAAGAGGGTGGAATCCTCCGCCATGATCCCCTTCAACCCGAATCGCGCGATCCCCGCACCTTCAGGGGTGACGGACACCGGTAGCAGATCACCACCCATGAGCGGTGCCACGGAAAGACAGAGTTCATCGAGACGATCCGCGGCAACCAGCTCACCCAACCACCTTGGCCCACCCTCACAGAGAACCACCCGGTGACCGCGAGCCGCCAGGGCGCTAAGCGCCGCCTCCGGTTCGACGCTTTCCTCGCCGGCGATGATGACCGTGGCGAATTTCTTCGCTTCTGCCAACCGTGCCGGGTCCGCTGCCGCGCAGGTGATGATGTGCGTCGGGGCATGTTCGGGAGCCTCCGCGAAAAGACTCCCTGTCCAATCCAGGTCCAGGCTCCGGCTGACCACGGCAACCGGGGGAGTGGGTGGCTGACCGAGACTGACCCGCTTCTCCTGCGCCTCGGTCGAGAGT is a genomic window containing:
- a CDS encoding flavin reductase family protein — protein: MSGGSLKKLMTAVDPAMIVVTTIAEGERAGCLLGFHSQSGISPQHYCFWLSKANHTYRVSLRARYFALHFLTSQDLALAEHFGTQSGEDTDKFSGVDLDPGEKGLPLLRACPHRLVLERLTLLDDGSDHVCLSTRVLSAHGSGIFEPLRFSETVHLDPGHASEERAIQP
- a CDS encoding dihydrofolate reductase family protein; this encodes MKILEFGAAVPDPLAPYLEVDRSRPQHECWVVGHMVAGLDGTAAIDGRVGSLSTRPDQELFRRMRQIADIVMVGAETVRREGYGLVKLSTEAQEKRVSLGQPPTPPVAVVSRSLDLDWTGSLFAEAPEHAPTHIITCAAADPARLAEAKKFATVIIAGEESVEPEAALSALAARGHRVVLCEGGPRWLGELVAADRLDELCLSVAPLMGGDLLPVSVTPEGAGIARFGLKGIMAEDSTLFLRYEVEG